Genomic window (Kwoniella botswanensis chromosome 1, complete sequence):
ATATGACTCCAACCACGGGTACACCGCCAACAGCGAGTCCGATGGAGGTAGCTACCATTGGAAAGCCATGGATCTGGTCATCTCACTATATCAGCACCCATTGACCATTTTCATAGTTGAGCTTGGTCTTCAGTGGAAACACTGGATATAACCAAGAAGCTCACGAAATTGGTAGTTCCATCAATAGGACTTTGAATAGGTTATACAGCTCAAATTAGCAATTTTCAATCTCGACGTGGATGACGGTATGTTAGCTCACTCGACTATAATATGACATCAGCACCGCACACCCCGGTCATGTCAATGTGGTGTGGTACCTACCTATCCAAGTTGGCTCGTCAGTCATTTTCTGCCCTTTAAACGTTTCTTCACCGATACTGTCAGAGCATGTCATGAATCAACATCATGTCCTGTTCAGATGTAGCTTCTCCCTCCGTCCTCGATCAAGGATTGGATTAAAGATATTCAGAGGGTACCATGATCATTTATGGCTTCAACTCACAACTGATGATCGGGATAAgtctccttgatcttcttggtaATGAATTCCTCTACGGCTTTATCCACTTCAGTGACGAGCTATAAAAATCAATTCAGGGCCATGAAATCAGCCAAAAGGTAAGACTTTCGACCCCTGGTCAGGCTCTAGGTGAAGGTCCTTGTGGAATACATTTCTTGccttgatcactcacatctaCACTAttgactttctcatcttcattcgcAGATTCAGATGCGAATCGCTTCTGCTGACCTGATCTGATGAGTTCACCCGCCTAGATAGACACGAGGGTTGTAAGCCTCTCCATATAAGTCACTCGTAGCAGTGAGGAGCTCGTGTATAAGTCTCATTCCACTTTCCACTTTTGAGACTGAGGCAAACTTACCTCCAGAGCAAGGTTGATAGTGAACTCCAAGATTGAGTCGAGATCAAGCTGGGCGGACATTGTTAGATATTATTCTCTTCAGATTCTGTACAATCACTCGTGATGAGCTGTAGTATTGCGCTTGGATGAGAGGATGTTGTTATATCAATGACTTTGATGTTGGCAAGGATGATACCCGTACTCGTTTGGTGGATATGCTCCGGGTGGATGATATGACGATAAACATCGGACCGAGCGTCATCACTCTGCTTTGATTTCCAAAGGAGATAGTCGCGTGGAGCCACGTGTCATTCAGGTCTAATCTTTCGACCGAAAGCAAGCGAAAGGATGTCATGGCTTAGGAAGATGAAGGCCTGTTCCCTCTGTTCATCTGCATATCCAGCAAGATTAGAATCACCGCGATCACCTCAAACCTCATACAAGCAATCAACATGGCACCAAAAGGAGGAAACGCAAAGAAAGAGTCCGGACGAGCCAAGAAGGCGGAGAACGAGGTGGGTTCATCGCTCATTCTGCCTTGAAACGATTAATAGCTGATCAAATTGAGTAATGCTtaggagaagaaagggaaagctGCTGCAGCTGCTAAAGAAGCCAAGGAAGCTGAGGATTGGAAGTCAGGAGGTGAGCCGTCTTGTCCACAATGAAATAGATACACAGCTGATTTATATCTGAATTGATGCTGATCTGGAATAGCTAAGAATAATTCGAAAGCTGATGCTGCAGCTAACAAAGCTGCCGAGGCTGGTGAGTGTCTACTTTTACGGAGCATATGTAGGGGCTTGTCATGAACGAATTCGTTTGCTGAATGTTTATCTTTTGTTTAGCCCGTAAGAAAGCAGAGAAAGATGCTCTCCTGGCCGCCGAAGAAGCTTCCCTCCCCACCAAAGCCAAATCGGCCCCCAAGGCTTCAGGCTCCAAGGCCAAGAAGAATAACGATGTACTAGTCAAGACTGGAAGTGGAGTAGCAGGATATGGCCTGAATGATCCAATGGGTCATCGAAGGGCCAAGAATGAATTTGGcgaattggaagaagtacCTGAACTCAGTGCGCAGGGATTGGAGGAGATGTTGGAAGCTATGGAGCTGGTCAATCAGAAGACTGATAAAGCTGCTTTGGGATCTAAGGTGAGTTATAAACCGTTTAGGATCTGGGATTCCAATTcgattgtgattgatcatgatgagTAACTGACTGATGGAATATCATTCAGGCCGCTATCTCGATTGATGCTCATCCAGAGGTAAGTGAAAGCTTCTCTGTCGAAAGAACCAAGCTAATCAATTTCACCCTATGATCGCAGAGACGtttcaaagctgctttcGAAGCATACTACGAACGTGAATTACCGATACtgaaagaggaggtgagtactAATCATGATTTACCGGAAGACTTACGCTGATATCCTTCATCACGTCTGAACAGCACAAAGGATTACGTCTGAATCAAATGCGTGATATCCTATTCAAACAATTCCAAAAATCACCTGAAAATCGTGAGTGAAGTACATCAATTCGTGCAAACCACATAAACCTATATATGATTTATCATACATTATCTGCGGGTTCACTAATTGTAATTATCGTTCTATCGCATCTTACCAAAATAGCTTTCAACCAAGCTAAGATAGCTTACAACGCCACTAAAGATGAAAAAGTCGAAGCTTTACAGAATATCATCAAGACCAAAGAAAACAAATATACTGTTCAGCATTAGACGATATCACTTGACGGTTGGGTTGAAAACAGTTGTTAGGTATCATAGATGCATGTCCAAGTGAATCGcctttcttcacttgatggatgatataaCGCTTATTGTCCATATCAAAGTACATGCATACTTTTGATGACTGTGGATGTGCTCTGCGTGAATGCTATCTTATAGTGATCACTCAGATCAATGTTCCGCTTTCATGTAAATCCACATTCTCATGTGCTCTATTCAACTGGCTTCTCGCCGCAATTCTCTTACAAAGGATATCAATGACTCTATCAATATGTTGCATGAACCAGTATAACCAAACCCCCTCTAAGTATCAATATCAAATCGAGATCGATGTGATTGTATTGTAATGTATGTCGTATGATATATGGCAAATCGACTTTTATaattcccctcttcctccacaataattagaagaaggaaagaaagaagcCAGCTCTACCATTTTTAAGTAAAGAAAAACACGAAATATACAGTAGGATATGTTGGGTCAGAAAAGGTatttgggatgatgaggcGAATATCAAGGTGGTTGGGAAATGTATAATCCgattttgattctgaatGCCAACACATAAAGTCAGTCGAGTGTTCTGGATAAGTCCcgattgatgaggaagttgaaaCGTTGAAACTTACACATGACAATACGAGGTTCtgtgatcgatgatgagatctaTACGTATTATCGATATTAGTCAGCTCATATCCGGATTGCTGGATTAGGTCTAGCTGAGATAGGTTCAAGTACTTACACTCTTGTGGGGTAAGACAGAAGCACCGTTAACGTAAAGTTCATCTTTGATAGTAACGTCATCACCGAGCACAGTGATGTTTTCGACTCGGGTCTATTGTATCCATTCGAAACAGAATCAGTCAACATGATCCAGAGTGATGCAGATCTTGCCCAGTTTCGCATCAGAGTTCCCACTCACCCATCGTCCTACATTAGAGTTCCAACCGATGATGGAGTTTGCGATCCAAGCGTGATCCCTCACGGTAGCATTTGAGAGGATGACACATCGTTGTAACCTCACACCTGGACCAATCTTGGCATCTGGACCAATGACGACATTGGGTCCAATAACAGCAGTAGGATCAATTTCGGCGGACTATGTGAGAGCAGTAATCAGCTATGTGTACCTTGTATTCGTCACACAAGACTGTCCGACACAGCTGGGATACGAGTTATATCACTCACAGGATCAACCAAGACGTTACCTCCGTATACCCATTTGTTTTGCTTAGGGTCAGTGAGGAGAGGCGAATGAGTGGAAGTGAGGTGCGAGAGGTAAAGACATGTTCCTGTCAAGTGAATCGAAGCAGTATCAGTGAAACCACTGTATCGTTTGGTAGGTAGGTCATGAAACGTCCAACGCACCAGACAAGTAATCTTTTGGTTGACCGACATCCATCCAGAAACCGGGAAGGTCGAAGGAATGCAATTGCTGATCGGCAGCAATAGCAGGGAAGACCTCTTTTTCGATAGATGTGGGTTGAAGCTGTGATTGAAATACACGGGTCAGCCTCATATCTTCGGCTTCATACGTATGTCCTTGTTATATAGAGATCagggggaaagagaagaaaaggtaaATAAGGTGACAGTTTGACTTGAATTCGATAGCGATTATATATAGCATTGGAccaaaagaggaagaaccaCTCACTTGAATCCTATCCAAGACACTTGGGTTGAAAATATAGATACCGGCGTTAATTCTGTTTCCAACGAACTCGACTGGTTTCTCAACGAATCGGTCGATGACTGTTGATCCAGGTTTGGTGACTACCACACCGTACGCTGAGGGTTCAGCAACTTTGGTGACCATGATTGAACCTTCACATTTATGGGCGATGTGGAAGTCTCTGTGGGGAAGAGGCGGAGTCGTTAATATACGTTTTCAATCTGATGGGGATTTACGGAGGGGAGATACTTTTGCGTGGTCACGGAGTCAAGCTTTCTAAAACGTTTGGGTAACTCACCTGAAGGCCTCAAATGGATAGATACAAGTAACATCCGAGTTCAAGACGAAGAAAGGTGTATCATCTTTACCGAGGATTTCTCGAGCGAGAGCAAGAGGACCAGCTGAATGTGAAGAGCACAATAATCAGCATTTTGCGGTATTAGGAGCGATAAATAGCAGGAGCAGCTTTTGGATTTAACGGTAATACTCACCAGTACCTAAAGGTTCAGTTTCGACCGAGAAATGAATGTTGATACcgaattcttcttcagtcttcTTGAGCACCGAGACCATCACTTCGGGTCGATAATTAACTGCGAGTACGATATCTTTCACGCCGGCCTATTAGAAAGGAGTAGTAAGATTCATACATCAATCAGTCTCTTGTCTCATCCAAAGCATGACAGAGTAAAGCTCGACATACCTTGACAAGAGCTTCGATTTGATGTAAACTATCAACCCAGCACCCAAACGCGTCAGTAATCCTTTCTCCATCGCGACAAGTTGGACCTAAGGAATGTTCAAAGTAGCTCACATCATAGCCTGACATTACAACGCGTAACaatgtcagctatatatcTACATCAAGGCAGGATGGTGAATAGAGTAGAATCTCACCTTGTTACAGAACTCTACAAGTGGTTTAGGCCATGATAGCTATAATTGAGGGTCAATCACATCAGCTTTCCAGTCCTCTTACACAGAGTACGAATTGCGCGTTGAAAGGTTCATTCTACGCGTCCGCCTTCAACCACATGTGTGCTAGCTAGCTGGCTTGTTGGACAGAAATGAGAATAACCCACAGTCAAAGGTCTGAGCCTGGTACCGAAACCACCAACAAGAATCAGAGCGTATAGGCCGAAAGAGAACAGAGTTAGCCTGAGCTGTTCATCGAAAGACGAAACACAatactcatcttcattttgtACTGTGTAGTGAGGAGGGTAGGTGAAAAGGAGTGTAAGAGAGTGAGCTGGTCAAGAGTGGTAGTGATATCTGTGATGTATTGGGTATAGTGAGTGAGTGTAGTACAAAGTATTGATCCAAGCGTATGGAGGATGGTCTGGAATGTGTCTCCTGTGGTAGTACCTCGAACCGAGTAGCAACAGCACTGTTAGTTGACTGACACGTTGATTAAACTCGTGCGGTTTTACATTTACGGATGTGGCATTTGTTCAGGGGTAAAGGGTATATCGGGCAGAGTAGCAGAAACAGACCTCGCTAGATCAGGGTCAACCCTGCGGAAGGAAAATAGCAGAGATACCACGTGAAAGCCATGTGAATCGACCATGGAAAGCCAGCTATGAAGATTTTTTCAGCGATTCCTGTTTTCGTTGATTGTTAAATGCTGATCcatgttcatctcatcaatacACCACACACCACCAATACCCTTCCATTAACCCCCACGACCGCCAATCACCATGCGTATCGAGAAGTGTTATTTCTGCTCCGCCAACGTCTACCCAGGACATGGTACGATGTTCGTCCGTAACGATGCGAAATGCTTCAGGTTCTGTTCGTCGAAATGTCACAAGAACttcaagatgaagaggaaccCTAGAAAAGTCAGGTGGACAAAGGCCTTCAGGAGGGCGAATGGGAAAGAGATGGTCgtggtgagtgatggtcTCTATCTAATCATGAGAGAGAGGTAGATCGGGTTGGCCATTCTAGAAGAGACGTGTCGGAGTGGAATTTGGCATTCAGCAGTCCATTCAATTATACGGTGCGAGGATGACGagatccatcatcgtcctttTCCTTGATTGCGTCTCTTCCAAATGCGAGTCATAGACCATAAACCATCAATGCTAACTCATTTACCTCTAACAGGACTCTACATTCGAATTCGAAAAACGACGAAACGTCCCTGTCCGATATGACCGAGAATTGGTGGCTACCACGTTGAAAGCTATGGAGAGAGTCGCAGAGATCAAAGCTAAGAGGGAGAAGGCATTCTGGAAGAATAGGTATGTGTCATTGTATCTCGCCATTCaatctatccatctatcaaGAAAATGATTCATCGCACAACTCGTTTATATTCAAACAAGGATGTTTACTAATGCCTTGTCTCCTAATAGAATGTCAGGTAACGCCGCTAAGAATGCCAGAGACGCCGCTCTCAACATCGAGAAGCACATCGAACTCGTCCAACCTCGTTCGGGTACTACCGCTGCGGCTGTACCGAATctcgaagagaaagagaagatcagagaAAAGATCAAGGTCCGTGCGGCAGGAAGAAAAGCCATGGCATTACAGCAACTTGAAGGTAAAACAAAGAATAAgacaaagaaggaaagtaGGCTGATCCCTTCTGGTGGAGCTAGTATGGGTATGAACGTGGATTAGACAGGCTGTATGTTGGTTCACACTTTGGTGGGATTTGTTTCAACGGTAATTGGTTTGTTGTACTATATTATTCTTTATTCATGCGACTTAGGTTCTCTTTTACTTATCATCAAGTAGAAGATCATGTTATGATACATCTTTATGCTCATTCTGTTTCGGTCTAGACTATCAGTCagatctcttcatccttgtaTCGGACAGAGCAGCAGCCTACATACTTCTTTCACTGCTCAGAGAACTATCACTCTCGTAGAGAACGGTGCAGGAATGTACATTGGAAAAGAAAGTCATTTATTCATATGTTACAGATCTATAATACGATGATTActcatctaccttcttctactacaACCATCACTCTTCAGCAAAATTACAACGCCCGTGGATTTCGATCAAACTCGTAATTATGAAAACGTATCATTAGGTCCACCAGGGTTCCCACTGCTTCTCCTCTTACTTTCATCTGATTCCAGCAAGAATCACCAACGATCATTAGCATTTATCTCTTGTCGCTCGAGTTCCGTCTCGAATCACTTACAAGCTTTATAGGCAGCATTCAGAGTCTCCTCTTTCTGCTTATCCGCCGCCACCGTATTGCTAGTGGTAGCAGCTGCGGGTTTCTCTTGCGTCTGGGTTGTAGGTCTGGGTGGTACAGCAGGAGCGGGAGCGGGTGCAGGCGTAGATGCGGATGCGGATGCGGCACCATTGACTGGCCTGGGAGGTACAGGCGGTTTACCACTTGCACTGGCACTTGCATTAGCCGCGTCGCGTTGTCTCGATGCGGGAGTTTCAACTTTTACGAACTCTTCTGCTGCAGGAGATTCCCCATCTTTACGAATTGCGAGGTATGCCTAAGACGTTCGTACAAAGGTGAGAATCAGCTCGACTCAATGATCGATACGAAGGCAttatcaactcacatcagcCATTAATCCCAAGGCATACGCTCTCATATGTAACTTCTCCTTAGGTATCGAAGGTTCGGTCAACACCTTCTCGCAAGTCTCTCTGACTACACTCTCAACTTCTAACTTGGCACCCTGTTCGTCGACCGGAGTACACATCAGCTA
Coding sequences:
- a CDS encoding mannose-1-phosphate guanyltransferase, coding for MSGYDVSYFEHSLGPTCRDGERITDAFGCWVDSLHQIEALVKAGVKDIVLAVNYRPEVMVSVLKKTEEEFGINIHFSVETEPLGTAGPLALAREILGKDDTPFFVLNSDVTCIYPFEAFRDFHIAHKCEGSIMVTKVAEPSAYGVVVTKPGSTVIDRFVEKPVEFVGNRINAGIYIFNPSVLDRIQLQPTSIEKEVFPAIAADQQLHSFDLPGFWMDVGQPKDYLSGTCLYLSHLTSTHSPLLTDPKQNKWVYGGNVLVDPSAEIDPTAVIGPNVVIGPDAKIGPGVRLQRCVILSNATVRDHAWIANSIIGWNSNVGRWTRVENITVLGDDVTIKDELYVNGASVLPHKSISSSITEPRIVMCKFQRFNFLINRDLSRTLD